A part of Olleya sp. Bg11-27 genomic DNA contains:
- a CDS encoding alpha/beta fold hydrolase: MLLHSNIIGEGQPFVILHGFLGMSDNWKTLGNRFAEHFQVHLVDQRNHGRSFHDDNFYYEALAEDLKHYFEQHNIKNAIVLGHSMGGKTAMLFATLYPELVSKLIVADISPRFYPVHHDAILEGLNSLDFDVLKSRGQADKQLANYVSDFGTRQFLLKNLYWIGKGKLALRINLDVLTENVSDVGEALPLHAKFDGDTLFLRGDKSEYIGNQDETLIKNHFPQAIIATISNAGHWLHAENPEDFYNAVTNFVN; this comes from the coding sequence ATGTTGTTACATTCAAATATTATAGGTGAAGGCCAACCATTCGTAATTCTTCATGGTTTTTTAGGCATGAGTGATAACTGGAAAACACTAGGTAATCGATTTGCCGAACATTTCCAAGTCCACCTAGTAGACCAACGTAATCATGGACGCAGTTTTCATGACGACAACTTTTATTACGAAGCTTTAGCTGAAGATTTAAAACACTATTTTGAACAGCACAATATTAAAAACGCCATAGTATTAGGGCATTCCATGGGAGGAAAAACAGCCATGCTTTTTGCAACCTTATACCCTGAGCTAGTAAGTAAGTTAATTGTTGCCGATATTTCTCCACGTTTTTACCCAGTGCATCATGATGCCATCTTAGAAGGATTAAATAGTTTAGATTTTGACGTATTAAAAAGCAGAGGTCAAGCTGATAAACAATTAGCTAATTATGTTTCTGATTTTGGAACACGACAGTTTTTATTAAAAAACTTGTATTGGATAGGAAAAGGAAAGCTAGCCCTAAGAATAAATCTAGACGTTTTAACAGAAAATGTGTCTGATGTTGGAGAAGCACTTCCATTGCACGCTAAATTTGACGGTGACACCTTATTTTTAAGAGGAGACAAAAGTGAATACATTGGTAATCAAGACGAAACCTTAATTAAAAATCATTTTCCACAAGCAATAATTGCAACTATTTCTAATGCGGGGCATTGGCTACATGCAGAAAACCCTGAAGATTTCTATAATGCTGTAACAAATTTTGTAAATTAA
- a CDS encoding phage holin family protein: protein MNLIIRLLLNAVAVFFLANILGGVAVENYTTAIIVAAVISILNLLVKPILVILTFPITIITLGLFLFVVNGLIILLADNFISGFSVSSIWTAILFSILLSILQSVFHSFLKTDSKSN from the coding sequence ATGAACTTAATAATAAGATTACTCCTAAATGCAGTCGCGGTCTTTTTTTTAGCTAACATCCTAGGTGGTGTCGCTGTTGAAAATTACACCACAGCTATAATTGTAGCTGCCGTAATATCCATCTTAAACTTACTAGTCAAACCCATCTTAGTTATTTTAACGTTTCCAATTACTATCATAACATTGGGATTGTTTCTATTTGTGGTTAATGGGCTAATTATATTACTCGCAGACAACTTTATTTCCGGCTTTTCAGTATCAAGTATTTGGACTGCCATTCTATTTAGTATTTTATTATCCATCCTTCAATCCGTATTCCATTCGTTTTTAAAGACAGATAGTAAATCCAACTAA
- a CDS encoding pyridoxine 5'-phosphate synthase, whose translation MTKLSVNINKIATLRNSRGGNTPNVVQFAKDVQRFGAEGVTIHPRPDERHITYQDAYDLKPVVHTEYNIEGNPIPKFMDMVLELQPTQVTLVPDSIDTLTSNAGWDTIKNKAFLVEVIAEFKKKGIRTSIFVDPDLAQIEGAKATGTDRIELYTEAFAHQYSLGNNKAIEPYTKCAELANSLGLGINAGHDLSLDNILFFKQNMPGLLEVSIGHALISESLYLGIENVVNMYKNKLK comes from the coding sequence ATGACAAAATTAAGCGTAAATATCAATAAGATTGCTACTTTAAGAAATTCTCGTGGTGGCAACACTCCCAACGTCGTTCAATTTGCAAAAGACGTCCAACGTTTTGGAGCAGAAGGCGTGACTATACATCCACGACCAGACGAACGTCATATTACTTATCAAGATGCTTACGATTTAAAACCTGTTGTACATACCGAGTATAATATCGAAGGTAATCCTATCCCGAAATTTATGGATATGGTTTTAGAATTGCAACCAACACAAGTAACCTTAGTCCCTGATAGCATTGATACATTAACTAGTAACGCTGGTTGGGACACGATTAAAAATAAAGCCTTTTTAGTTGAAGTTATTGCCGAGTTCAAGAAAAAAGGCATCAGAACATCCATATTTGTAGATCCTGATTTAGCACAAATAGAAGGCGCTAAGGCCACGGGTACCGACAGAATTGAATTATATACTGAAGCTTTTGCACATCAATATAGTTTAGGCAACAACAAAGCGATTGAACCTTATACTAAATGTGCAGAATTAGCAAATAGCTTAGGACTTGGAATAAATGCAGGACACGATTTATCTTTAGATAACATCCTGTTTTTTAAACAAAACATGCCTGGTTTATTAGAAGTATCAATAGGTCACGCTTTAATATCAGAAAGTTTGTATTTAGGTATTGAAAACGTGGTTAATATGTACAAAAATAAGCTGAAGTAG
- a CDS encoding CBS domain-containing protein, whose product MNLPDYVINDIKPLLNTGLVSDLQLLFNQLTYSHIPIKNEDGVYLGCISENDAHCFQKVEVISDCAYATEGFFVRDDTNWLDVLEAFAQNSTNIMPVLDSNSKYLGYYELNDVIGLFNETPFFAENGAVLIIEKGLPDYSFSEISQIVESNDGKLYGAFISKIENDIAQITLKIGNVGLSEIMQTFRRYSYNIVSGHEEDSYIDALKERSDYLNKYLNM is encoded by the coding sequence ATGAATCTTCCAGATTACGTAATAAACGATATAAAACCATTGCTTAACACAGGTTTGGTTAGTGATTTGCAATTGCTGTTTAATCAATTAACTTATTCTCATATACCAATAAAAAACGAAGACGGCGTCTACTTGGGCTGTATCTCGGAGAATGATGCGCATTGTTTTCAAAAAGTTGAGGTTATTTCTGATTGTGCATATGCTACCGAAGGTTTTTTTGTAAGAGATGATACTAATTGGCTGGATGTTTTAGAAGCTTTTGCACAAAATTCGACTAATATTATGCCAGTTTTAGATAGTAATAGTAAGTATTTGGGCTATTACGAACTTAATGATGTTATTGGTTTGTTTAATGAAACGCCATTTTTTGCCGAGAATGGAGCCGTTTTAATTATTGAAAAAGGATTGCCTGATTATTCGTTTAGCGAAATAAGTCAAATTGTAGAAAGCAATGATGGTAAATTATATGGTGCTTTTATTTCTAAAATCGAAAACGATATTGCTCAGATTACATTAAAAATAGGTAATGTTGGTCTAAGCGAAATTATGCAAACCTTTAGACGCTATAGCTATAATATCGTTTCGGGGCATGAAGAAGATAGTTATATTGATGCTTTAAAGGAACGCTCGGATTATCTTAATAAATACTTAAACATGTAA
- the tig gene encoding trigger factor: MNITRENIDALNAVVKIEIVKEDYNDKVEKILVDYRKTANIPGFRKGQVPMGMVKKQYGQSVLADEVNKLLQGALSNYLTEEKLDVLGQPLPKQQDEINWDADSFSFEFELGLSPKFDVELKSKKAITHYNIIADDKMIDEQIERIQKQYGKVTPQEDVTKDSEITGTFKNEEKEIDNTVTITLDQFKGKATEKLFIGAKVGDVITLKTKGLYADDHELMNALKIEHDDAHGLDIEVSFTITGINSREAADLDQELFDKLFGKDGVKSVSELKGKIKEDAEKQFVQQSDQKLLNDITEYLVDNTKFDLPEAFLTKWMQVAGEKQLDEAAAKEEYNKSEKSLRYQLIEGKLMQDNDLKVDFEDVKTNAKGMIKMQMAQFGQLNPSEKELDDIAARVLGNQDEVRRISEQVVSQKLLDLYKEKANIKTKEMSYEAFVKEVYGDK; encoded by the coding sequence ATGAATATTACAAGAGAAAACATTGATGCATTAAATGCTGTAGTAAAAATAGAAATCGTTAAAGAAGATTACAACGATAAAGTAGAAAAGATCTTAGTCGACTACAGAAAAACAGCTAACATTCCAGGATTTAGAAAAGGTCAAGTACCAATGGGAATGGTAAAAAAACAATACGGTCAATCTGTATTAGCTGATGAAGTAAACAAATTACTTCAAGGCGCATTAAGCAACTATTTAACTGAAGAAAAATTAGATGTTTTAGGGCAACCATTACCTAAGCAACAAGATGAGATAAACTGGGACGCCGATTCTTTTTCTTTTGAATTTGAGTTAGGTCTTTCTCCTAAATTTGACGTCGAGTTAAAAAGCAAAAAAGCAATCACACATTATAACATCATTGCTGATGATAAAATGATTGATGAACAAATAGAGCGTATCCAAAAGCAATACGGTAAAGTTACACCTCAAGAGGACGTTACAAAAGACAGCGAAATCACTGGTACTTTTAAAAATGAAGAAAAAGAAATAGACAACACCGTAACGATTACTTTAGATCAATTTAAAGGAAAAGCTACAGAAAAGTTATTTATTGGCGCTAAAGTTGGAGATGTAATCACTTTAAAAACTAAAGGATTATATGCTGACGATCATGAATTAATGAATGCTTTAAAAATAGAACATGACGATGCACATGGTTTAGATATCGAAGTTTCTTTTACTATCACAGGGATCAACAGTCGTGAAGCAGCAGATTTAGATCAAGAGCTATTTGATAAATTATTTGGTAAAGATGGCGTGAAATCTGTTTCAGAACTGAAAGGAAAGATTAAAGAAGATGCTGAAAAGCAATTTGTACAACAATCTGACCAAAAATTATTAAATGATATTACAGAATATTTAGTTGATAATACTAAGTTTGATTTACCAGAAGCATTCCTTACAAAATGGATGCAAGTAGCAGGTGAAAAGCAATTAGATGAAGCGGCTGCTAAAGAAGAATACAACAAGTCAGAAAAAAGCTTACGTTACCAATTAATTGAAGGTAAATTAATGCAAGACAATGATCTTAAAGTAGACTTTGAAGACGTTAAAACAAACGCTAAAGGCATGATCAAAATGCAAATGGCACAGTTTGGTCAATTAAATCCTTCTGAAAAAGAATTAGACGATATTGCTGCACGTGTATTAGGTAACCAAGATGAAGTAAGACGTATTTCTGAGCAAGTTGTAAGTCAGAAATTATTGGACCTTTACAAAGAAAAAGCAAACATCAAGACTAAAGAAATGTCTTACGAAGCTTTTGTAAAAGAAGTTTATGGTGACAAATAA
- a CDS encoding NAD kinase has translation MKVAIFSQFQKKKPLASLEVLLDVLEKKKIEVVIEAAFYKGVSPSIKSEYNTFSTLDDSFDFLVSIGGDGTILRAITVVGDLNIPIVGINTGRLGFLATIQIEDIETAIHRILEKKYSISERSLLTIESSEDNSEINTCNFALNEIAVSRKNTTSMITVETELNGEYLTSYWSDGLIISTPTGSTGYSLSCGGPVITPDTTSLVLTPIAPHNLSARPLVIDDSTVITLKVDGREKKHLVSMDSRIATLSNRTTMTIKKAPFTIKMIVLNNETFLDTLRKKLLWGEDKRN, from the coding sequence ATGAAGGTTGCTATTTTTAGTCAGTTTCAGAAAAAAAAGCCATTAGCATCACTAGAAGTGTTGCTAGACGTGTTAGAAAAAAAGAAAATAGAGGTTGTTATTGAAGCCGCTTTCTATAAGGGGGTGTCGCCAAGCATAAAATCTGAATATAATACGTTTTCAACGTTAGATGATAGTTTTGATTTTTTAGTTAGTATTGGAGGAGATGGTACTATTTTACGAGCGATAACTGTCGTTGGAGATTTAAATATTCCTATTGTTGGTATAAATACTGGTCGTCTAGGTTTTTTGGCTACCATACAAATTGAAGACATTGAAACGGCGATACATCGCATTTTAGAAAAAAAATACTCTATTTCAGAACGAAGCTTGTTAACGATTGAAAGTTCTGAGGATAATTCAGAAATTAACACCTGTAATTTTGCTTTAAATGAAATAGCGGTTAGTCGAAAAAACACAACGTCTATGATTACGGTTGAAACCGAATTAAATGGCGAGTATCTAACGTCGTATTGGAGTGATGGTTTAATTATATCAACACCAACAGGATCTACAGGGTATTCTTTAAGTTGTGGGGGGCCAGTAATAACCCCTGATACAACGAGTTTAGTTTTGACACCAATTGCGCCGCATAATTTAAGTGCAAGACCATTGGTTATTGATGATTCTACTGTAATTACTCTAAAAGTAGATGGGAGAGAGAAAAAGCATTTAGTATCTATGGACTCTAGAATTGCGACCCTTTCAAATAGGACTACAATGACCATTAAAAAGGCACCTTTTACTATTAAAATGATCGTGCTAAACAACGAAACTTTTCTGGATACACTCCGAAAAAAACTACTTTGGGGAGAAGACAAACGTAATTAA